The Flavobacterium commune genome contains a region encoding:
- the ubiE gene encoding bifunctional demethylmenaquinone methyltransferase/2-methoxy-6-polyprenyl-1,4-benzoquinol methylase UbiE, with amino-acid sequence MSKNITPYKDSELGKKEQVAKMFDTISGNYDNLNRVISFGIDVKWRKKVLKIVANTNPETILDIATGTGDLAILMANTSAKKITGLDISAGMLEVGVKKIAQKNLSNTIEMILGDSENIPFEDNHFDAITVAFGVRNFENLEKGLAEILRVLKPGGTFVILETSVPDKTPYKQGYHFYSNNILPIIGKLFSKDNVAYGYLSESAAAFPYGEVLNNILRKIGFIDVKAMPQTFGVATIYLASKQ; translated from the coding sequence ATGTCAAAAAACATCACCCCTTATAAAGACTCTGAATTAGGAAAAAAAGAACAGGTTGCAAAAATGTTTGATACTATTTCCGGAAACTACGACAATCTGAATCGTGTTATTTCTTTTGGCATTGACGTTAAATGGAGAAAAAAAGTTTTAAAAATAGTTGCTAATACAAATCCTGAAACTATATTAGATATAGCCACAGGAACTGGCGATTTAGCTATTTTAATGGCAAATACCAGCGCTAAAAAAATCACTGGATTAGACATCTCGGCAGGAATGCTGGAAGTAGGAGTAAAAAAAATTGCTCAAAAAAACCTATCCAACACTATCGAAATGATTTTAGGCGACTCTGAAAACATACCTTTTGAAGACAATCATTTTGATGCCATTACCGTTGCTTTTGGGGTACGAAATTTTGAAAATCTGGAAAAAGGATTAGCCGAAATATTACGTGTATTAAAGCCCGGAGGAACTTTTGTGATCCTGGAAACATCAGTACCGGACAAAACTCCTTACAAACAGGGTTATCATTTTTACAGCAACAATATCCTTCCTATTATAGGTAAATTATTCTCAAAAGATAATGTTGCTTACGGTTATTTATCAGAGTCTGCAGCTGCTTTTCCTTATGGTGAAGTTCTAAACAATATTTTAAGAAAAATTGGGTTTATAGATGTAAAAGCAATGCCGCAAACTTTTGGAGTCGCTACCATTTATCTTGCATCTAAACAATAA
- the porT gene encoding type IX secretion/gliding motility protein PorT/SprT yields the protein MRKIAVFNLLLILCLNGYSQSKGMFSKDPIINLENFQKQRLYFGYYLGFNSFDFKIDYKTVAPDIQVEKSTGFNVGVVADLKLQEYINLRFEPGLYYTKRTLHYPNFTTELDALREVNSTYIHFPLLLKFSALRTGNIRPYLVGGVSTTLNLSGNSKSIDDNEQQKFRVKPWSTNYELGFGIDFFSEYFIFSPSIRGCFSLKDELIRDNNPNSPWTGNIESLKSRAIFINFTFH from the coding sequence ATGAGAAAAATCGCCGTCTTTAACTTATTACTCATACTGTGTTTAAACGGATATTCGCAGTCTAAAGGTATGTTTAGTAAAGACCCGATTATCAATTTAGAAAATTTTCAAAAACAACGTTTGTATTTTGGCTACTATTTAGGCTTTAACTCATTCGATTTTAAAATAGATTATAAAACAGTAGCCCCTGACATTCAGGTAGAAAAATCTACCGGATTCAATGTAGGCGTTGTTGCCGATTTAAAACTTCAGGAATATATCAATCTTCGTTTTGAACCCGGCTTATATTATACTAAAAGAACACTACATTATCCTAATTTCACAACAGAACTTGATGCCCTTAGAGAAGTAAACAGCACCTATATTCATTTTCCTTTGTTATTAAAATTTTCAGCATTGCGCACAGGAAACATCCGACCATACCTTGTGGGCGGAGTATCAACCACGCTCAATTTATCAGGAAATTCAAAATCCATAGACGATAATGAACAACAAAAATTTAGAGTAAAACCCTGGAGTACCAATTATGAATTAGGATTTGGCATTGATTTTTTCTCGGAATATTTTATATTCTCACCCTCTATTCGTGGCTGTTTTAGCCTTAAAGACGAACTCATTAGAGACAACAATCCTAATAGTCCGTGGACAGGAAATATCGAATCACTTAAAAGCAGAGCCATCTTTATTAACTTTACTTTTCATTAA
- a CDS encoding TrmH family RNA methyltransferase, whose amino-acid sequence MVSKNQIKLITSLQQKKYRINNQLFFAEGVKVIQELLQSNFELEHLYTTQFDFEEVPAAKKSLIHENDLKKISALATPNSCLAVFKIPQQKEISNSGLIIALDDIRDPGNLGTILRLCDWFGIKQVVCSKETVDIYNPKVVQATMGSITRVNVSYVDLAEYITQTQLPVFGTFMDGENIYKNILPQEGIIIMGNEANGISEEIEKIIKNRLSIPRFGDLQKTESLNVATATAIILSEFKRNLA is encoded by the coding sequence ATGGTTAGTAAAAACCAAATAAAACTTATAACTAGTTTACAGCAAAAAAAGTATCGAATTAACAATCAATTATTTTTTGCTGAAGGTGTAAAAGTAATTCAGGAGCTTTTGCAGTCTAATTTTGAATTAGAGCATTTATATACTACCCAGTTTGATTTTGAAGAAGTTCCCGCTGCTAAAAAATCATTAATCCATGAAAATGATTTGAAAAAAATTAGCGCACTAGCAACTCCTAACAGTTGTTTGGCTGTTTTTAAAATCCCTCAGCAAAAAGAAATTAGTAATTCGGGCTTAATTATAGCATTAGATGATATAAGAGACCCGGGCAATTTAGGAACTATTTTGCGTTTGTGCGATTGGTTTGGAATCAAACAAGTTGTTTGTTCGAAAGAAACAGTGGATATTTATAATCCTAAAGTAGTTCAGGCAACTATGGGGTCTATAACCAGAGTAAATGTGAGTTATGTTGATTTAGCCGAATATATTACTCAAACCCAATTGCCTGTTTTTGGGACTTTTATGGATGGTGAAAATATTTATAAGAACATTTTGCCTCAGGAAGGAATCATTATTATGGGAAATGAAGCCAATGGTATTTCGGAAGAAATTGAAAAAATAATCAAAAACCGACTTTCGATTCCTCGTTTTGGCGATTTACAAAAAACAGAAAGTTTGAATGTAGCTACTGCAACTGCAATTATTTTAAGTGAATTTAAACGAAATTTAGCTTAG